The Nocardioides campestrisoli genome includes a window with the following:
- the folK gene encoding 2-amino-4-hydroxy-6-hydroxymethyldihydropteridine diphosphokinase: MTETPNPHIVDADFLTGEMHPIRRVVIALGSNLGERMAALQGAVDALADTPDVWLTSVSDVYETDPVDAPEGSKPYLNAVVLLDTTLPAHRLMERALAVEIAFDRERSDVRNAPRTLDVDLIQVGDRRADDDLLRLPHPRAGQRGFVLKPWHDLEPDAVLLDSGPIAELLEQVDLSGVRKREDLSLELH; the protein is encoded by the coding sequence GTGACAGAGACGCCCAACCCGCACATCGTGGACGCCGACTTCCTGACCGGCGAGATGCACCCGATCCGTCGGGTCGTCATCGCGCTCGGGTCGAACCTCGGCGAGCGGATGGCGGCGCTGCAAGGGGCGGTGGACGCGCTGGCCGACACCCCCGACGTCTGGCTCACCAGCGTCTCCGACGTCTACGAGACCGACCCGGTGGACGCCCCCGAGGGCTCCAAGCCGTACCTCAACGCGGTCGTGCTGCTCGACACCACGCTGCCGGCCCACCGCCTGATGGAGCGGGCGCTGGCCGTGGAGATCGCCTTCGACCGCGAGCGCAGCGACGTGCGCAACGCCCCGCGCACCCTGGACGTGGACCTGATCCAGGTCGGGGACCGGCGCGCCGACGACGACCTGCTCCGTCTTCCGCACCCCCGCGCCGGCCAGCGCGGCTTCGTGCTCAAGCCGTGGCACGACCTCGAGCCGGACGCCGTGCTGCTGGACTCCGGCCCGATCGCCGAGCTGCTCGAGCAGGTGGACCTCTCCGGGGTCCGCAAGCGCGAGGACCTCTCGCTCGAGCTCCACTGA
- a CDS encoding ABC transporter permease, which yields MNVLADTWAYLRDPDSWLGPGAMLDLLWQQLLLTGTALAVAVALGLPLALWLGHLGRGGFVAINVSAVGRAVPTFALLAILVAADWPGSDTLGPYGRAGLATLIALTLFALPPLITNAYVAMTEVPADVKEAARGMGMTGRQRFWRAELPLALPLVLGGVRLALVQVWATATIAALVAGPGLGRVITDGFYRNDYGQGLAGAVVVAVVALVLEIVAARVQRLSRPTDRRPDPLSVNPGRER from the coding sequence ATGAACGTGCTCGCCGACACCTGGGCCTATCTTCGCGACCCCGACAGCTGGCTGGGGCCCGGCGCGATGCTCGACCTGCTCTGGCAGCAGCTGCTGCTCACCGGGACGGCGCTGGCGGTCGCGGTGGCCCTCGGCCTGCCGCTGGCGCTCTGGCTCGGCCACCTGGGCCGCGGCGGGTTCGTGGCGATCAACGTCTCGGCCGTGGGTCGGGCGGTGCCCACCTTCGCGCTGCTGGCGATCCTGGTCGCCGCCGACTGGCCGGGCAGCGACACCCTGGGGCCCTACGGCCGGGCCGGCCTGGCCACCCTGATCGCGCTCACGCTCTTCGCGCTGCCCCCGCTGATCACCAACGCCTACGTGGCGATGACCGAGGTGCCCGCCGACGTGAAGGAGGCGGCCCGGGGGATGGGGATGACGGGGCGGCAGCGGTTCTGGCGCGCCGAGCTCCCGCTGGCGCTGCCGCTGGTGCTCGGCGGGGTCCGGCTGGCGCTGGTCCAGGTCTGGGCGACCGCCACCATCGCCGCCCTGGTCGCCGGCCCGGGGCTGGGCCGGGTGATCACCGACGGCTTCTACCGCAACGACTACGGCCAGGGGCTCGCCGGCGCCGTGGTGGTGGCGGTGGTCGCGCTGGTGTTGGAGATCGTCGCCGCGCGGGTACAACGCCTCAGCCGGCCCACCGACCGCCGACCAGACCCCCTCAGCGTCAACCCCGGGAGAGAACGATGA
- a CDS encoding ABC transporter permease, with protein MTLLAEPSCYSRLRNDWWCPEYVVDRREEILDATAQHLALTVSAVLLGLLLAVPLALLARRVPRVEAGVLGVTTGIYTIPSLALFPLLLPFTGLSATTVVIGLALYALTILVRAILDGLRAVPDDVRESATGMGYSPGRRLLRVELPLALPVLMAGIRVATVSTVALTTVGALVSYGGLGNLLVTGVEESFRAQVLTASVLCVLLAFALDALLVLVQRLLTPWVRA; from the coding sequence GTGACCCTACTGGCCGAGCCTTCCTGCTACAGCAGGCTGCGCAACGACTGGTGGTGTCCCGAGTACGTCGTCGACCGGCGCGAGGAGATCCTCGACGCCACCGCCCAGCACCTGGCCCTGACCGTGAGCGCGGTGCTGCTCGGCCTGCTGCTCGCCGTCCCGCTGGCGCTGCTCGCACGCCGGGTGCCCCGCGTGGAGGCGGGCGTGCTGGGTGTGACCACCGGGATCTACACGATCCCCTCGCTGGCCCTGTTCCCGTTGCTGCTGCCGTTCACCGGGCTGAGCGCGACCACGGTGGTGATCGGGCTCGCGCTCTACGCCCTGACCATCCTGGTCCGGGCGATCCTCGACGGCCTGCGCGCCGTTCCCGACGACGTCCGGGAGTCGGCCACCGGGATGGGCTACTCACCGGGCCGGCGGCTGCTCCGGGTCGAGCTGCCGCTCGCGCTGCCCGTGCTGATGGCCGGGATCCGGGTGGCCACGGTCTCCACGGTGGCGCTGACCACGGTCGGGGCGCTGGTCTCCTACGGCGGCCTGGGCAACCTGCTGGTCACCGGGGTCGAGGAGTCCTTCCGCGCGCAGGTGCTCACCGCCTCGGTGCTCTGCGTGCTGCTGGCCTTCGCGCTGGACGCCCTGCTCGTGCTGGTCCAGCGGCTGCTGACCCCCTGGGTGCGCGCATGA
- a CDS encoding DUF3180 domain-containing protein, with protein MTALPPEPPDPGSPRPGEEPPDEPGGPSSLRPLGPGPLTAAVILGLVLGWLWHPVAERLTGTAPVLAWGQALALFFVALILGAVALVTWRAVHVRRERMEARRMVNRLVLARACLLVGALLAGIYTGYLVSWLGSPAELADDRIRHAGAAALGGVTIVVTAKLLERACRVPKGNPHL; from the coding sequence ATGACCGCCCTGCCGCCGGAGCCGCCCGACCCGGGGTCACCCCGGCCGGGCGAGGAGCCGCCGGACGAGCCGGGCGGGCCGAGCAGCCTGCGCCCCCTGGGCCCGGGCCCGCTCACCGCGGCGGTGATCCTCGGCCTGGTGCTGGGCTGGCTGTGGCACCCGGTCGCCGAGCGGCTGACCGGCACCGCCCCGGTGCTCGCCTGGGGCCAGGCACTGGCGCTCTTCTTCGTCGCGCTCATCCTCGGTGCGGTCGCCCTGGTGACCTGGCGGGCGGTGCACGTGCGCCGGGAGCGGATGGAGGCCCGGCGGATGGTCAACCGGCTGGTGCTGGCCCGGGCCTGCCTGCTCGTGGGCGCCCTGCTGGCCGGCATCTACACCGGCTACCTGGTCTCCTGGCTGGGCTCCCCGGCCGAGCTGGCCGACGACCGGATCCGGCACGCGGGAGCCGCTGCGCTGGGTGGTGTGACGATCGTCGTCACGGCGAAGCTGCTCGAACGCGCGTGTCGCGTCCCGAAAGGCAACCCTCACCTCTAG
- a CDS encoding ABC transporter ATP-binding protein: MDATGSDTPMLSLRGVGKTYDDGTVAVVELDLDVARGELVCLVGPSGCGKSTTLKMVNRLIEPTTGRILVDGQDVTDVDPHALRRNIGYVIQQVGLFPHQRVEANVMTVPLLHGESKATARERARELLATVGLDPDLYGQRYPHQLSGGQRQRVGVARALAADPPVLLMDEPFGAVDPVVRTRLQDEFSRLQRDLGKTVLLVTHDIDEAVRMGDRVAVFAEGGRLAQYGTPQELLAHPADDFVEDFVGATRGLRRLSVTPIDEAHLEPLDGVTGGQLGAAIGIDSTLEEALALMLREDRSMLGVRRGPIFLGVLTPAGVHAQLRASLRR; the protein is encoded by the coding sequence ATGGACGCTACCGGGTCGGACACGCCGATGCTCTCCCTGCGCGGCGTCGGGAAGACGTACGACGACGGCACGGTCGCCGTGGTCGAGCTCGACCTCGACGTGGCCCGCGGCGAGCTGGTCTGCCTGGTCGGCCCCTCGGGCTGCGGCAAGTCGACGACGCTGAAGATGGTCAACCGGCTGATCGAGCCGACCACCGGCCGGATCCTGGTCGACGGCCAGGACGTGACCGACGTCGACCCGCACGCCCTGCGCCGCAACATCGGCTACGTCATCCAGCAGGTGGGGCTCTTCCCGCACCAGCGGGTGGAGGCCAACGTGATGACCGTGCCGCTGCTGCACGGGGAGTCCAAGGCGACGGCCCGGGAGCGGGCGCGCGAGTTGCTGGCCACCGTGGGCCTGGACCCCGACCTCTACGGGCAGCGCTACCCGCACCAGCTCTCCGGCGGTCAGCGGCAGCGGGTGGGGGTGGCCCGGGCGCTGGCCGCCGACCCGCCGGTGCTGCTGATGGACGAGCCGTTCGGCGCGGTCGACCCGGTGGTGCGGACCCGGCTCCAGGACGAGTTCTCCCGGCTCCAGCGCGACCTGGGCAAGACGGTGCTGCTGGTCACCCACGACATCGACGAGGCGGTGCGGATGGGCGACCGGGTGGCCGTCTTCGCCGAGGGTGGCCGGCTCGCCCAGTACGGCACCCCGCAGGAGCTGCTGGCCCACCCGGCCGACGACTTCGTCGAGGACTTCGTCGGGGCCACCCGCGGCCTGCGCCGGCTCTCGGTGACCCCGATCGACGAGGCGCACCTGGAACCGCTGGACGGGGTGACCGGCGGGCAGCTGGGCGCCGCGATCGGCATCGACTCCACCCTCGAGGAGGCGCTGGCGCTGATGCTGCGCGAGGACCGGTCGATGCTCGGCGTACGCCGCGGCCCGATCTTCCTGGGCGTGCTCACCCCGGCCGGGGTGCACGCCCAGCTGCGCGCCTCGCTCAGGCGGTGA
- a CDS encoding GNAT family N-acetyltransferase, protein MIPDDNRFESDPDAALPDDPGLPEGWVAEPPDGDSAADVARLTWLLREHERTARGWAGASEQDVLVEVSSHGLAMRENLVIRDAEGQIRAWASVHDRSLGRMLYVHVVDRTMTDSEARRCSRVMFDWAELQARTVGAARGVKTQQIDTGTFEGDERQHAFLVERGFEKVRTWWQMSRPVTAEEEELVSDPEHWEDRGVRFRAVARQGDGMPDEADLRAVHDVLEGAFTDHFNSSEETFEEFVHRLREDPGHRWDHWWLAELLDGETPEPCGALVGTVSESPRGPNGSYVSYLGVLESARGRGVAKGLLRTVIADAAARGRDRVGLEVDADSPTGAEGLYVSMGWETRYVTESWHKDVPVTA, encoded by the coding sequence GTGATCCCCGACGACAACAGGTTCGAGAGTGACCCCGACGCCGCGCTGCCGGACGACCCCGGACTGCCGGAGGGATGGGTCGCCGAGCCGCCGGACGGGGACTCCGCCGCCGACGTCGCCCGGCTCACCTGGCTGCTGCGCGAGCACGAGCGGACCGCCCGCGGCTGGGCCGGGGCGAGCGAGCAGGACGTGCTGGTCGAGGTCTCCAGCCACGGGCTGGCGATGCGGGAGAACCTGGTCATCCGCGACGCCGAGGGCCAGATCCGCGCCTGGGCGAGCGTGCACGACCGCTCCCTGGGGCGGATGCTCTACGTGCACGTCGTCGACCGCACGATGACCGACTCCGAGGCCCGGCGCTGCTCGCGGGTGATGTTCGACTGGGCCGAGCTGCAGGCGCGCACCGTGGGCGCGGCCCGCGGCGTGAAGACCCAGCAGATCGACACCGGGACCTTCGAGGGTGACGAGCGTCAGCACGCCTTCCTCGTCGAGCGGGGGTTCGAGAAGGTCCGCACCTGGTGGCAGATGAGCCGCCCGGTGACCGCGGAGGAGGAGGAGCTGGTCTCCGACCCCGAGCACTGGGAGGACCGCGGTGTGCGGTTCCGGGCCGTCGCCCGCCAGGGCGACGGTATGCCCGACGAGGCCGACCTGCGCGCGGTGCACGACGTCCTCGAGGGCGCCTTCACCGACCACTTCAACTCCTCGGAGGAGACCTTCGAGGAGTTCGTGCACCGGCTCCGGGAGGATCCCGGGCACCGCTGGGACCACTGGTGGCTGGCCGAGCTGCTCGACGGGGAGACTCCCGAGCCGTGCGGCGCCCTGGTGGGCACCGTCTCGGAGTCGCCGCGCGGCCCCAACGGGTCCTACGTCTCCTACCTCGGCGTGCTCGAGTCGGCCCGGGGACGGGGCGTGGCCAAGGGGCTGCTGCGCACGGTGATCGCCGACGCCGCGGCCCGGGGCCGGGACCGGGTGGGGCTCGAGGTGGACGCCGACTCGCCCACGGGGGCGGAGGGGCTCTACGTCTCCATGGGCTGGGAGACCCGGTACGTCACCGAGTCCTGGCACAAGGACGTGCCGGTCACCGCCTGA